From a region of the Lactuca sativa cultivar Salinas chromosome 4, Lsat_Salinas_v11, whole genome shotgun sequence genome:
- the LOC111895135 gene encoding LRR receptor-like serine/threonine-protein kinase FLS2, whose amino-acid sequence MGYLPSSFLLIIVFIELCFHGSSITHWEDVQALKQFRNGVNSNSVGPGSCLASWDFSVDPCDSLSGEKFTCGFRCDAVVSGVSRITELTLDRAGYSGSLSSSWNLPYLQTLDLTSNYFTGSIPGAFSRLTRLQRLSLSGNLLNGSIPDSVGSLPNSLEELLLDNNNLQGPIPRSLNGLKNLKRLELQGNRLSGEFPELTQLSQLYFLDASNNAISGDLPSTFPSNLIELALRNNSLQGNIPANLLNNSVYLQVLDLSYNNLTGSLPPDLFTHPSLEQLTLAYNQFRWVLVPANWGQNSELIAVDLSNNDIHGFLPGFLGWMPKLSALSLENNKFSGMIPTQYALKAVAEEGQGGVAPFERLLLGGNYLFGLIPGPLLQLRSGSGVTIRLGDNCLYECPESFYFCGGGIQKSLMECKAFTPVIP is encoded by the coding sequence ATGGGTTATCTTCCATCTTCCTTCCTTCTTATCATCGTTTTCATCGAGCTCTGTTTTCATGGCTCCTCCATCACACACTGGGAAGACGTACAAGCTCTCAAACAGTTCAGAAATGGCGTCAATTCCAACTCAGTGGGTCCCGGCTCCTGCTTAGCTTCCTGGGATTTCTCCGTCGATCCATGTGACTCCCTCTCCGGCGAGAAATTCACCTGTGGTTTCCGATGCGACGCCGTGGTCTCCGGCGTTAGTAGAATCACCGAACTCACACTCGACCGGGCTGGTTACTCCGGTTCACTCTCGTCTTCATGGAACCTTCCTTACCTCCAGACATTAGACCTCACTAGCAACTACTTCACCGGTTCCATTCCCGGTGCTTTTTCCCGATTAACTCGTTTGCAACGACTCAGTCTCTCTGGGAACTTGCTCAACGGGTCAATCCCTGACTCGGTTGGGTCACTACCCAACTCACTCGAGGAGCTTCTTCTCGACAACAATAATCTCCAGGGGCCCATTCCACGATCTCTCAACGGTCTAAAGAATTTAAAAAGACTCGAACTTCAAGGAAACAGACTCAGTGGCGAGTTCCCAGAGTTGACTCAACTCAGTCAACTTTACTTCCTTGACGCCAGCAACAACGCCATTTCCGGCGACCTTCCCTCGACTTTCCCCAGCAACCTCATTGAACTAGCCTTGAGAAACAACTCACTACAAGGGAATATTCCGGCGAATTTACTCAATAACTCGGTTTATCTTCAAGTATTAGACCTGAGTTACAACAATCTCACTGGTTCCCTTCCACCGGATCTTTTCACCCACCCTTCTTTAGAACAGCTGACTCTAGCATACAACCAGTTCCGGTGGGTTCTTGTTCCGGCGAACTGGGGCCAGAACAGCGAGCTCATAGCTGTTGATTTGAGTAATAACGATATCCATGGTTTCTTACCCGGATTCTTGGGTTGGATGCCGAAACTCTCGGCTTTATCATTGGAGAACAATAAGTTTTCCGGTATGATTCCGACGCAGTATGCGTTGAAGGCGGTGGCGGAGGAGGGTCAGGGAGGAGTAGCTCCGTTTGAGAGGCTGTTGTTGGGTGGGAACTACTTGTTCGGGTTGATACCCGGCCCGTTATTGCAGTTGAGATCCGGGTCGGGTGTGACGATCCGATTAGGGGACAATTGTTTGTATGAGTGCCCCGAAAGCTTTTACTTTTGTGGAGGAGGAATACAGAAAAGTCTAATGGAGTGCAAGGCTTTTACTCCCGTGATCCCGTGA